One genomic region from Brevinematales bacterium encodes:
- the rplS gene encoding 50S ribosomal protein L19 — MSDEINKNEEAVNETPAAETPVAEAAPAQPAAPVVRKKNTLADVNALLLQEQNNKGRFPVFNIGDTVRVFVKIKEGQKERVQPYEGVVMALRHGGVQESFIVRRISQSVAIERIFPLHSPYLEKIEVVRRGRVRRAKLYYLRGRFGRAAKITEKVGVHNAKKAAADNSSEVKE, encoded by the coding sequence ATGTCGGACGAAATAAACAAGAATGAGGAAGCGGTAAACGAGACCCCGGCGGCGGAAACGCCTGTAGCCGAGGCTGCGCCCGCACAGCCTGCCGCGCCCGTAGTGCGCAAAAAGAATACTCTGGCGGATGTAAACGCCCTCCTTCTTCAGGAACAGAATAACAAAGGCCGGTTCCCGGTATTCAATATCGGCGACACCGTCCGTGTTTTCGTAAAGATCAAGGAAGGACAGAAAGAACGCGTACAGCCCTACGAGGGCGTGGTGATGGCGTTACGTCACGGCGGGGTTCAGGAGAGCTTCATCGTGCGCCGTATCAGCCAGAGCGTCGCGATCGAACGTATCTTCCCGCTTCATTCGCCGTACCTGGAGAAGATCGAAGTAGTCCGCAGAGGACGCGTGCGCCGCGCGAAACTTTATTATCTCCGCGGTAGATTCGGCCGCGCGGCTAAGATTACCGAGAAGGTGGGAGTTCACAACGCCAAGAAGGCGGCGGCTGACAACTCTTCCGAAGTCAAGGAATAG
- a CDS encoding M23 family metallopeptidase: MPTPFKVLIFLASGLLLAFLTLTLITNSQHIVPSQAVSDSTDIEDILKDKCPVADGFDFPVGPPDAKGYYDAQPFGENYHLGEDWNGNGGGNSDLGDYVYSIADGIVVYAEDAQGGWGNVVRIVHNTGTAENPVYAESLYGHLKDIMVNRFDIVKRGQVIGTIGNLDGFYLAHLHFEIRTNMYLGNGLGYSMNKSGYVAPTEFIRAHRP; the protein is encoded by the coding sequence GTGCCGACGCCCTTTAAAGTACTGATATTTCTCGCGTCCGGGCTGCTTCTCGCGTTCCTCACCCTCACGCTGATCACCAATTCCCAGCATATCGTCCCGTCGCAGGCGGTATCGGACAGCACTGATATAGAGGATATCCTGAAGGATAAATGCCCCGTCGCGGACGGGTTCGATTTCCCGGTGGGGCCTCCCGACGCGAAGGGGTATTACGACGCGCAGCCGTTCGGGGAGAATTATCACCTCGGCGAGGACTGGAACGGTAACGGAGGGGGCAACTCCGATCTGGGCGACTATGTGTACAGTATTGCCGACGGGATTGTCGTTTACGCGGAGGACGCACAGGGCGGATGGGGCAATGTCGTGCGGATTGTCCATAATACCGGAACCGCGGAAAATCCCGTCTATGCGGAGAGCCTGTACGGGCACCTGAAGGATATTATGGTGAACCGTTTCGATATCGTCAAGCGCGGGCAGGTGATCGGGACTATCGGGAATCTCGACGGGTTTTACCTCGCCCACCTGCATTTCGAAATCCGTACGAATATGTATCTCGGCAACGGGCTCGGGTATTCGATGAACAAATCGGGATATGTTGCGCCCACCGAATTTATCAGAGCACACCGCCCGTAG
- the rsmA gene encoding ribosomal RNA small subunit methyltransferase A, translating into MPPIELNPFSPVQLKKLFADAGIRLSKTRGQNYLIDRNTAERIVELVVPGLPVFEVGTGMAALTILLPDTNPVYSLEIDAGVHRLLSGFPLPEHIRLIHADFLKYDPAELDLPELFFLSNLPYSISGEAVKRFIEYPVFKRGLIMIQKEFLEKMTARPGMPGYGVMSVLCQTFLSVWQLFPVSRKCFFPEPSVDSFVVSLTKKKVRLRQGAVKQFLSACFGMKRKTIGNNFKKSGFPPDALDALGIPHSARPEEISPEQWINLYRRINP; encoded by the coding sequence TTGCCACCGATTGAGCTGAACCCGTTCTCTCCGGTTCAGCTTAAAAAACTGTTCGCCGATGCCGGAATCCGGTTATCGAAGACGCGCGGCCAGAATTACCTGATCGACCGGAATACCGCCGAACGGATAGTCGAGCTTGTCGTGCCAGGCCTCCCTGTCTTCGAGGTCGGTACGGGTATGGCGGCGTTAACCATACTCCTCCCCGATACGAACCCGGTATACTCGCTCGAGATTGACGCGGGGGTGCATCGCCTGCTCAGCGGATTTCCCCTGCCGGAGCATATCCGTCTCATCCATGCGGACTTCCTGAAATACGACCCGGCGGAATTAGATCTGCCCGAATTATTTTTCCTGTCCAATCTCCCTTATTCCATCAGCGGCGAGGCGGTGAAACGTTTTATCGAGTATCCCGTATTCAAGCGCGGGCTGATTATGATACAGAAGGAGTTTCTGGAAAAAATGACCGCCCGCCCGGGGATGCCCGGCTACGGGGTAATGAGCGTCTTATGCCAGACTTTTTTAAGCGTGTGGCAGCTCTTCCCGGTATCGCGAAAATGCTTCTTCCCGGAACCGTCCGTCGATTCCTTTGTGGTCTCTCTGACGAAAAAGAAGGTACGTCTCCGGCAGGGCGCCGTGAAGCAGTTCTTATCCGCGTGCTTCGGTATGAAACGAAAAACGATCGGGAATAATTTTAAAAAATCAGGCTTCCCGCCGGATGCGCTTGACGCTCTCGGCATTCCCCATTCCGCGCGCCCGGAGGAAATCTCCCCTGAGCAATGGATTAACCTCTATCGCCGGATAAATCCCTGA
- a CDS encoding KH domain-containing protein — MEKDIVEMLAKSLVANPDDVNVQVVEGEKSTILELKVGTGDVGKVIGKGGVIAKAIRTLINAVSVKNGRRVILEILD; from the coding sequence ATTGAGAAGGATATCGTGGAGATGCTCGCCAAGAGTCTAGTGGCGAATCCCGATGACGTAAATGTTCAGGTTGTCGAAGGGGAGAAATCGACAATACTCGAACTGAAAGTCGGGACAGGTGACGTGGGTAAGGTAATCGGAAAAGGCGGGGTAATCGCTAAGGCAATCCGGACGCTGATTAACGCTGTTTCGGTTAAAAACGGAAGACGAGTAATATTGGAGATTTTAGATTAA
- a CDS encoding UDP-N-acetylglucosamine--N-acetylmuramyl-(pentapeptide) pyrophosphoryl-undecaprenol N-acetylglucosamine transferase: MKILMSGGGTGGHLVPGIALYEELRARGIECRYVLRNTDMKYNVASRIAESDRIFVEIQGISRKLSLKTPVYIFKLIRAFFSIFRIIRKWNPDAVLTTGGYVSNPVALSARILRKPLFIAEQNSIAGVTNRYYSKFARAVYTTFPQTAKLRTDKINHTGSPSIFREKSPRDAALKFFGLDGYKHVVGITGGSQGAQKINSAVTDILPELLSRNTGVIWSMGAVEYERLEKEGALAEISGRYKNVKPFRFIDRMDLFFSAADCVVMRGGASSISESIQIEVPAVVIPITNSPDNHQYLNADYLASNSAGILLTETGLTSESLLYSIDTIVKNKKSYLKNLALLKKDNPAKAIAGHLLESVTPR, translated from the coding sequence ATGAAAATTTTAATGAGCGGGGGCGGTACCGGCGGGCATCTGGTTCCGGGGATCGCGTTATACGAGGAACTCCGCGCGCGCGGTATCGAATGCCGTTATGTCCTGCGCAATACCGACATGAAGTACAATGTCGCCTCGCGTATCGCCGAATCCGACCGGATATTCGTCGAAATACAGGGTATATCCCGTAAACTCTCGCTCAAGACCCCGGTCTATATATTCAAGCTCATCCGCGCGTTCTTCTCAATATTCCGCATCATCCGTAAATGGAATCCCGACGCGGTGCTGACTACCGGGGGTTATGTCTCCAACCCGGTGGCGTTATCCGCGCGTATCCTGCGGAAGCCGCTTTTTATCGCCGAGCAGAACAGCATCGCCGGGGTCACCAACCGTTACTATTCCAAGTTCGCGCGCGCGGTCTATACCACATTCCCCCAGACCGCGAAACTCCGCACGGATAAAATAAACCACACAGGGAGCCCGTCCATCTTCCGCGAAAAATCCCCGCGCGACGCCGCGCTGAAATTTTTCGGATTGGACGGATACAAGCATGTTGTGGGGATTACCGGGGGGAGTCAGGGCGCGCAGAAGATCAATTCCGCCGTCACGGATATCCTGCCCGAACTGCTGTCCCGGAATACCGGGGTAATTTGGAGTATGGGAGCGGTGGAGTACGAACGCCTCGAAAAAGAGGGAGCGCTCGCGGAAATATCCGGCAGGTATAAAAACGTGAAACCGTTCCGCTTTATCGACCGGATGGATTTATTTTTCTCGGCGGCGGACTGCGTGGTCATGCGCGGCGGGGCGTCGTCCATATCGGAAAGCATCCAGATAGAAGTCCCGGCGGTCGTTATACCCATCACTAACTCGCCGGACAATCACCAGTATCTCAACGCGGATTATCTTGCGTCCAATTCGGCGGGAATCCTCCTGACCGAGACCGGTCTCACGTCGGAGAGCCTGCTTTACTCGATCGATACCATAGTCAAGAATAAAAAATCATATCTCAAGAATCTCGCATTGCTGAAAAAAGACAATCCCGCCAAGGCGATCGCCGGTCATCTACTCGAAAGCGTTACCCCCCGATAA
- a CDS encoding rhodanese-like domain-containing protein encodes MKKSSVWLAGILLSAVLVASCGEETTGFIKNTFGEYISAMELKYMIDYNEPYRLIDLRPASSYESGHIATAKNISYLKPSNLMYMINQPYLLILYSNEDIIQKNIYMSLRKSGATNVVMLAGGIYSWSYGLATD; translated from the coding sequence ATGAAAAAAAGTAGCGTATGGTTAGCAGGTATTTTACTATCGGCAGTACTGGTCGCTTCGTGCGGAGAAGAAACTACAGGATTTATTAAAAATACCTTCGGCGAGTATATTTCCGCGATGGAACTGAAGTATATGATAGATTATAATGAACCATATAGACTTATCGATCTTCGCCCTGCGAGCAGCTATGAAAGCGGACATATTGCAACTGCAAAAAACATTTCATATCTTAAACCCAGTAATTTAATGTACATGATAAATCAGCCCTATCTATTGATTCTCTACTCGAATGAGGATATTATTCAGAAAAATATTTACATGTCGTTACGAAAATCCGGCGCTACCAATGTTGTGATGCTCGCAGGCGGTATATATAGTTGGAGCTATGGGCTTGCCACCGATTGA
- the trmD gene encoding tRNA (guanosine(37)-N1)-methyltransferase TrmD — MRFYILTIFPEIVRGYWEQGILSKAADNGLLTVETIDLRDFSRNKYRKIDKPIYGAGRGMLFEAGPLSDAVDSVKSADPSVKTVFLTPSGKKFDNRVAKELAKENSLLLIAARYEGIDERFIRTKVDYEISVGDYVLTGGELPAMAVADAVSRFLPGAVKDESVSDESFENGLLEYGHYTEPVVFDGIEVPEVLRSGDHRAVAEYRFYESLKKTYFNRPDLFEKWMPELKASESGNKLTRLKKENNEWEKILKYIEKISKEWKNVGRNKQE, encoded by the coding sequence GTGCGGTTTTATATTCTGACTATTTTCCCGGAGATCGTGAGGGGTTACTGGGAACAGGGGATACTTTCCAAGGCGGCGGATAACGGACTGCTGACGGTCGAGACAATCGACCTGAGGGATTTCTCGCGGAACAAGTACCGTAAGATCGATAAACCGATCTACGGCGCGGGACGCGGGATGTTATTCGAGGCCGGGCCTCTTTCGGACGCGGTCGATTCGGTTAAATCGGCCGACCCGTCGGTAAAGACGGTTTTCCTGACTCCCTCGGGGAAAAAGTTCGATAACCGGGTCGCGAAGGAATTGGCGAAAGAAAATTCGCTTCTTCTGATCGCCGCGCGGTACGAGGGGATTGACGAACGTTTTATCAGGACGAAAGTCGATTATGAAATATCGGTCGGGGATTATGTCCTGACCGGCGGGGAACTTCCCGCGATGGCGGTGGCGGACGCGGTTTCGCGGTTTTTGCCGGGCGCTGTAAAGGACGAGTCGGTCAGCGACGAGAGTTTCGAGAACGGGCTATTGGAATACGGGCATTATACCGAGCCGGTCGTTTTCGACGGTATCGAAGTGCCGGAAGTGCTCAGGAGCGGGGATCATCGTGCCGTAGCGGAGTACCGTTTCTACGAGAGCCTGAAGAAGACATACTTTAACCGGCCGGACTTGTTTGAGAAATGGATGCCGGAACTGAAGGCAAGCGAAAGCGGGAATAAACTGACCCGCCTGAAGAAAGAAAATAACGAATGGGAAAAAATACTCAAATATATAGAGAAAATCTCGAAGGAGTGGAAAAATGTCGGACGAAATAAACAAGAATGA
- the rpsP gene encoding 30S ribosomal protein S16, whose protein sequence is MAVHIRLMRIGKRKRPYYRIVVSDQRNARGSAYLESLGYYHPMEKDCPTKIDLEKFSDWIGKGAQPTLIVQNIVNKIKKAGASN, encoded by the coding sequence TTGGCAGTACATATTCGTTTAATGCGCATCGGCAAACGAAAGCGCCCGTATTACAGAATAGTGGTTTCGGATCAGCGTAACGCCCGGGGAAGCGCTTACCTCGAGTCGTTGGGCTACTATCATCCGATGGAGAAAGATTGCCCTACCAAGATCGACTTAGAGAAGTTCAGCGATTGGATCGGCAAAGGGGCGCAGCCTACTTTGATAGTCCAGAATATAGTCAATAAAATTAAAAAGGCGGGGGCGTCGAACTAA
- the rimM gene encoding 16S rRNA processing protein RimM, which produces MNKLLIGKIVKPFGIKGEVFLDFFADDAGILEESEYFYIRDVRKPDAYRKLNILEMKDNAQMLSDSIRVIARIDISPDRNQAELLRDTDIFIDEDKLPVLDSNEYYIKDLIGLEVFYLSELFGVIENVIQIGERYVFFIDKTDKRKIAVPMEEKYLEQIDLAAKKVVLRSIEELL; this is translated from the coding sequence ATGAATAAATTACTAATCGGTAAAATTGTTAAACCCTTCGGTATCAAGGGCGAGGTATTTCTGGATTTTTTCGCCGACGACGCCGGGATACTCGAAGAGTCGGAATATTTCTATATTCGGGACGTCCGTAAACCGGACGCTTACCGGAAACTGAATATTCTGGAAATGAAGGATAACGCGCAGATGTTATCCGACTCCATTCGGGTGATCGCGAGGATAGATATTTCTCCTGACCGAAATCAGGCGGAACTTCTTCGGGATACCGACATATTTATCGATGAGGACAAACTCCCGGTACTCGACTCGAACGAGTATTATATTAAAGACCTCATCGGTTTGGAGGTTTTCTATCTGTCGGAATTATTCGGCGTGATTGAGAATGTTATCCAAATCGGCGAGAGGTATGTTTTTTTTATCGATAAGACGGACAAACGGAAGATCGCCGTGCCGATGGAAGAGAAATATCTCGAGCAAATAGATTTAGCCGCGAAAAAAGTAGTTCTCCGCTCGATTGAGGAATTGCTCTAA
- the lpxD gene encoding UDP-3-O-(3-hydroxymyristoyl)glucosamine N-acyltransferase has translation MKLSEIAKLVNGQMRGNDIEIRGVSNLDFQAEGTLGYAENKNALAIMSQSNVSALLLPQNLECDTKPVIKTENPKLAFSTVLELFSPYQTYSGKDYPNTYIAGSAKIGKNVTVMPFACVMDDAEIGDNTVIYPHVFIGRGARIGKDCVLKSGVKVDDLTVLGDRVIIHHNSVIGGDGFGYIQDGGKNHKLAQIGTIVVGNDTEIGACVTIDRATIGTTLIGEDVKIDNLVQIGHNCKIGDHSIIVSQVGIAGSSTVGKNCIFAGQVGIADHITIGDNVVILAKAGVEKKKIESNSVLLGIPARDAILTRRIFAAEEKLPELVKTIRELKEKIDNEKK, from the coding sequence ATGAAGCTGTCAGAAATAGCTAAACTGGTTAACGGTCAAATGCGGGGGAACGATATCGAAATCAGAGGCGTGTCCAATCTCGACTTTCAGGCCGAGGGGACATTGGGTTACGCCGAGAACAAAAACGCATTAGCGATCATGTCCCAAAGCAATGTTTCCGCGCTTCTCCTGCCGCAAAATCTCGAATGCGACACCAAGCCCGTCATCAAGACGGAAAATCCCAAGCTGGCATTCTCCACGGTACTGGAATTATTTTCGCCGTATCAAACTTATTCCGGGAAAGATTACCCTAATACTTATATCGCCGGGAGTGCGAAAATCGGGAAAAATGTGACCGTCATGCCGTTCGCGTGCGTGATGGACGACGCGGAGATTGGCGATAACACGGTAATTTATCCCCATGTGTTTATCGGACGGGGCGCCCGGATAGGAAAAGACTGCGTCCTAAAGTCCGGGGTTAAGGTAGACGACCTGACTGTGCTCGGCGACCGTGTGATTATCCATCATAACAGCGTGATCGGCGGGGACGGATTCGGCTATATACAGGACGGCGGGAAGAACCACAAACTAGCCCAGATCGGTACGATTGTTGTCGGTAACGATACCGAGATCGGAGCATGCGTCACAATCGACCGCGCTACAATCGGTACGACATTGATCGGCGAAGATGTCAAGATCGATAACCTGGTGCAGATCGGGCATAATTGTAAAATCGGCGATCATTCGATTATAGTCTCGCAGGTCGGGATCGCGGGGAGTTCGACTGTCGGTAAGAACTGTATCTTCGCCGGACAGGTCGGGATCGCGGATCATATTACGATCGGCGATAACGTAGTTATTCTCGCCAAAGCGGGCGTCGAGAAGAAGAAGATTGAATCGAACAGCGTATTATTAGGTATCCCCGCGCGGGACGCAATCCTCACGAGGAGGATTTTCGCGGCGGAGGAAAAACTTCCCGAGTTGGTAAAAACTATCCGGGAATTAAAGGAGAAAATCGACAATGAAAAAAAGTAG
- a CDS encoding trypsin-like peptidase domain-containing protein, whose protein sequence is MRMRKFPVIAMFFIITLPAMLGAQSKTESVFKQTYIKYKDVVVRLSNNQGMGSGFLTAEGFVITADHVVGTSVNVQMDYNGQHFFLRPCYRDHANDIAILYPLGYSTGKNDYRDVPYNYLKGKSKISVAAPNIASEDPIMVMGYPYGIIELKRILGTYKDEVYRYMENVPLYACDLPVIKGCSGGPVFNTKEEVIGIAVKFEAKPTDTEYLISYVSPAKNIEKILKNLDKKYMDMIDKIDKNIPAFSLAQNNMVKQKAKYISGKNVKTVEESGTEYIVNKSKSGYYVYNDNSISAVNMFFDLYMDTVEKNKREGKCVFEIYLKWMDEKNYVSMKLDMDENRYFFVYMIDGQEEIKEPIIDMPIVSETMYNIEFFTADDTMGIFFDNIPVYYDSHLPFESGSCGIFFSEMKTLIIQDLLIRIPKNY, encoded by the coding sequence ATGCGCATGAGGAAATTTCCCGTTATAGCGATGTTTTTCATCATTACCCTTCCCGCCATGCTCGGCGCCCAATCCAAGACCGAATCCGTCTTCAAGCAGACGTATATAAAATATAAAGATGTGGTTGTGCGTCTCTCCAACAATCAGGGTATGGGGTCGGGTTTCCTGACTGCCGAGGGATTTGTCATTACCGCCGACCATGTCGTCGGCACCTCGGTAAACGTCCAGATGGATTACAACGGGCAGCATTTCTTCCTACGCCCCTGCTACCGCGATCATGCCAACGATATCGCCATACTCTACCCCTTGGGATACTCGACCGGGAAGAACGACTACAGAGATGTGCCTTATAATTACCTCAAGGGAAAAAGTAAAATCTCGGTGGCCGCACCGAATATCGCGTCGGAAGATCCGATCATGGTGATGGGATATCCCTACGGCATCATCGAACTGAAACGAATACTCGGAACTTATAAAGATGAGGTATACCGTTATATGGAGAACGTCCCGTTATACGCCTGCGACCTTCCCGTAATCAAGGGATGTTCGGGCGGGCCGGTCTTTAACACCAAGGAGGAAGTGATCGGTATTGCCGTAAAATTTGAAGCGAAACCGACCGATACGGAATACCTGATCTCCTATGTCAGTCCGGCGAAAAATATCGAAAAAATCCTGAAAAATCTCGATAAAAAATATATGGACATGATCGACAAGATCGATAAGAATATCCCTGCTTTCAGTCTCGCCCAGAACAATATGGTCAAACAGAAGGCGAAGTATATTTCCGGGAAAAATGTTAAAACGGTCGAAGAATCCGGTACGGAATATATCGTCAATAAATCGAAGTCCGGTTACTATGTTTATAACGATAATTCCATCAGCGCGGTCAATATGTTTTTCGATCTGTATATGGATACGGTGGAAAAAAATAAGCGCGAAGGGAAATGCGTATTTGAGATATACCTGAAATGGATGGATGAAAAGAACTATGTCTCCATGAAACTCGATATGGACGAGAACCGTTACTTCTTCGTGTACATGATCGACGGACAGGAAGAGATCAAGGAGCCGATCATCGATATGCCTATCGTATCCGAGACCATGTATAATATCGAGTTCTTTACCGCCGATGATACCATGGGAATCTTTTTCGATAACATTCCCGTCTACTACGACAGCCATCTCCCGTTCGAATCCGGATCGTGCGGAATATTTTTCAGCGAGATGAAAACGCTGATAATACAGGATTTATTAATCAGGATACCGAAAAATTACTGA
- a CDS encoding ribonuclease HII: MKHPSKDVLLSFENELLRKGYSHIAGIDEAGRGPIAGPVVAACVLFKQPAFIEGVWDSKMVPAAERERLYDRILESCEAYGVGIIDNLIIDKINILEATKLAMRTALEQVIGSGKGAHYVLIDAVKLQTDIPVQAIIKGDSKSFSIGAASIIAKVTRDRLMARLHQEYPDYAWDRNKGYPTLLHRELVRKHGLTPYHRRSFRIL, from the coding sequence ATGAAACATCCCTCGAAAGACGTACTCCTGTCTTTTGAGAATGAACTTTTACGGAAAGGATATTCACATATCGCAGGCATCGACGAGGCGGGACGCGGCCCAATAGCAGGTCCCGTGGTCGCTGCCTGCGTTCTCTTTAAGCAGCCCGCGTTCATCGAAGGGGTATGGGATTCCAAAATGGTACCCGCCGCCGAGCGCGAACGTCTCTACGACCGGATACTCGAATCATGCGAGGCATACGGCGTCGGTATAATTGACAATCTGATCATCGATAAAATCAACATACTGGAAGCGACCAAGCTCGCCATGCGCACCGCGCTCGAACAGGTCATCGGGAGCGGCAAGGGCGCGCATTATGTACTGATCGACGCGGTCAAGCTGCAAACGGATATCCCGGTGCAGGCGATTATCAAGGGCGACAGTAAATCGTTCTCGATAGGCGCGGCGTCGATTATCGCGAAAGTCACCCGCGACCGCCTGATGGCGCGTCTCCATCAGGAATATCCCGATTACGCGTGGGACCGGAATAAGGGCTATCCGACGCTACTCCATAGGGAGTTGGTGAGGAAGCACGGGCTTACCCCGTACCACCGGCGGAGCTTTCGGATACTCTGA